CATACCAAGCGACTGTTTCTGCGGTAGGTCTGAAACACACTACATTCTTGTTGCCAGGAATCCGAAGAAGGAAACAATGCATTAATGAGATGCTAATGTTGCAGATCCAAGCTGGTCTCAGCAAGTCACTTACGAAGGTGTCTGACCCCAGTCTACCTCTTTGCTGGAAAGGGCAGAAAGTGTTTAAATCTGTGTCTGACATCAAGAAGGAGTTCAAATCACTCTTCCTGATGTTTTCGAAGAATACAGCCATGGAGATCGCTCCTGAA
Above is a genomic segment from Triticum aestivum cultivar Chinese Spring unplaced genomic scaffold, IWGSC CS RefSeq v2.1 scaffold54559, whole genome shotgun sequence containing:
- the LOC123178706 gene encoding aspartic proteinase Asp1-like; the encoded protein is MARSTSGNYYSPGSGTLYFDKHPLGVKPTEVVFDSGSTYTYFAAQPYQATVSAIQAGLSKSLTKVSDPSLPLCWKGQKVFKSVSDIKKEFKSLFLMFSKNTAMEIAPENYLIVT